One Candidatus Flexicrinis proximus DNA window includes the following coding sequences:
- a CDS encoding RidA family protein yields MKKIIHTDEAPPAAGPYSQAVVANNVVYTAGQIGLNPQTRQFAGDSIQDQTRQVFSNLRAVLHAAGCDFGDVVKATVFLKDMTDFAAMNAIYGEYFAANPPARSTVQVARLPIDALIEIELIAVLP; encoded by the coding sequence ATGAAGAAGATCATACACACTGACGAAGCACCGCCCGCCGCTGGTCCATACTCGCAGGCAGTGGTGGCCAATAACGTGGTGTACACCGCGGGACAGATTGGGCTTAATCCGCAAACCCGCCAGTTTGCCGGCGACTCAATTCAGGATCAGACCCGGCAGGTCTTCTCCAACCTGCGGGCAGTCCTACACGCCGCGGGCTGCGATTTCGGCGATGTCGTCAAGGCAACCGTGTTTCTCAAAGACATGACCGACTTTGCAGCGATGAACGCGATCTACGGCGAATATTTCGCGGCGAATCCCCCTGCCCGTTCGACTGTTCAAGTCGCACGTCTGCCGATCGATGCGCTGATCGAAATCGAACTCATCGCCGTGCTGCCCTAG
- a CDS encoding class I fructose-bisphosphate aldolase produces MALITAQQTYTIDRIAEALGSEADYYLRHTSSTIEKSSLYLPGPEFVGDVYTQTDRSPQVLRSLSQMFNHGRLAGTGYLSILPVDQGIEHSAGASFAKNPIYFDAAKIVELAIEGGCNAVASTFGVLGAVARKYAHKIPFMVKINHNELLTYPNKFDQVMFGTVKDAWNMGAVAVGATVYFGSDQSTRQLVEVAEAFALAHELGLATVLWCYTRNNAFKVEGKNYEAAADLTGQANHLGVTIKADIVKQKLPDTNGGFKALNSGNSSYGKLDERMYTKLASEHPIDLTRYQVANGYMGRIGLISSGGASGSNDFADAVKTAVINKRAGGTGLISGRKAFQRPMAEGAALLNAIQDVYLCEDVTIA; encoded by the coding sequence ATGGCTCTGATAACCGCGCAGCAAACCTACACCATCGACCGTATTGCCGAAGCGCTCGGCAGCGAGGCCGATTACTACCTTCGTCACACGTCAAGCACCATCGAGAAGTCGAGCCTGTATTTGCCAGGCCCGGAATTCGTTGGCGATGTTTACACCCAGACTGACCGCTCGCCCCAGGTGCTGCGGAGCCTCTCGCAGATGTTCAATCACGGCCGCCTTGCAGGGACGGGCTATCTCTCGATCCTGCCGGTTGATCAGGGGATTGAGCACTCTGCAGGCGCGTCGTTCGCCAAGAATCCGATCTATTTCGACGCAGCCAAGATTGTCGAACTGGCAATCGAAGGCGGCTGCAACGCGGTAGCCTCGACCTTCGGTGTGTTGGGCGCGGTAGCCCGCAAGTACGCGCACAAGATCCCGTTCATGGTCAAGATCAATCACAACGAGCTTCTGACCTACCCGAACAAGTTCGATCAGGTCATGTTCGGTACCGTCAAGGACGCGTGGAATATGGGCGCTGTGGCTGTCGGCGCAACCGTGTATTTCGGCAGCGACCAGAGCACACGTCAGCTGGTTGAGGTCGCTGAGGCGTTTGCACTGGCCCACGAACTTGGTCTGGCTACGGTGCTGTGGTGCTATACCCGCAACAACGCCTTCAAGGTCGAAGGCAAGAATTACGAGGCTGCGGCCGATCTGACAGGTCAGGCTAATCACCTCGGCGTGACCATCAAGGCCGATATCGTCAAGCAGAAGCTGCCGGATACCAACGGCGGTTTCAAGGCGCTTAACAGTGGGAACTCCTCGTACGGCAAGCTGGATGAGCGGATGTATACCAAGCTGGCGAGCGAGCACCCCATCGACCTGACTCGCTACCAGGTCGCCAACGGGTACATGGGGCGCATTGGTCTGATTTCGTCGGGCGGTGCATCCGGCTCCAACGACTTCGCCGATGCAGTCAAGACCGCCGTGATCAACAAACGTGCCGGCGGCACCGGTCTCATTTCAGGCCGCAAGGCCTTCCAGCGTCCGATGGCCGAGGGCGCAGCGCTCCTCAACGCTATTCAGGACGTCTACCTGTGCGAAGACGTCACGATTGCCTAA
- a CDS encoding PD40 domain-containing protein, whose product MIRILSTFRALGLIVCLLGVALGVSAQPTSVPPPTATPAGGTGTTAPDSNPATAQLRVNPDFVKVIVHTSDGTSTSALIAAAAEGAEAFIPNPTDPGQFVTVDGFGTFTLWTNNQGQGLPAPFTPFAPADRASNDKLVVNAAWTPDGKTLAVVLDNADRKSAEDGVYWWEIGVTGANQIMHNCRPGAVNCNFFVSSDNTPGNWYATSAAWSPDGETLLVRAYMDGYGYDGFMLLSRSSDRTQRPPFCPYEFSEWTPDGTGIVVSGRDLNNLPTLGVIAADDCAEFEPAATWGTAWYTRNGVMRPDGSLVALGRVGAGEGAFKLIDGDGNELSQEIGFSTPIEVRWNASANVVYVRNEDGRAYVASIDGGISEVTDLVAGVKMAAWVEVR is encoded by the coding sequence ATGATACGGATCTTAAGCACTTTTCGGGCTCTTGGGTTGATTGTTTGCCTGCTGGGCGTCGCTTTAGGGGTCTCGGCACAGCCGACTTCAGTCCCACCGCCGACGGCAACGCCTGCCGGCGGAACTGGTACGACCGCGCCGGATTCAAACCCGGCAACGGCCCAACTGCGGGTCAATCCCGACTTCGTGAAGGTTATCGTACACACATCCGATGGAACATCCACAAGCGCGCTGATCGCAGCGGCAGCGGAGGGAGCTGAAGCCTTCATCCCGAACCCGACTGACCCCGGACAATTCGTAACGGTTGATGGCTTCGGGACGTTCACGCTCTGGACGAACAATCAGGGCCAGGGTTTGCCGGCACCGTTTACTCCATTTGCCCCCGCTGATCGCGCCTCCAACGACAAACTTGTCGTCAACGCCGCGTGGACACCTGATGGAAAGACCCTGGCCGTCGTGCTCGACAACGCCGATCGCAAGTCCGCGGAGGATGGCGTCTATTGGTGGGAGATCGGCGTGACCGGCGCCAACCAGATTATGCACAACTGCCGGCCTGGCGCGGTGAACTGCAACTTCTTCGTGAGTTCGGACAACACGCCAGGCAATTGGTATGCGACATCCGCGGCGTGGTCGCCGGATGGCGAAACCCTGCTTGTCCGTGCCTATATGGATGGCTACGGCTACGATGGCTTCATGCTGCTCAGCCGCAGCAGCGACCGTACACAGCGTCCGCCGTTTTGCCCTTACGAATTCAGCGAATGGACGCCTGACGGCACCGGTATTGTCGTCAGCGGACGCGACCTCAACAATCTGCCGACCCTGGGTGTGATTGCGGCTGACGATTGCGCGGAATTTGAACCTGCCGCGACCTGGGGGACGGCCTGGTACACCCGCAACGGCGTCATGCGCCCGGATGGTTCGCTGGTTGCCCTGGGGCGTGTCGGAGCGGGCGAAGGCGCCTTCAAGCTCATTGATGGGGACGGCAATGAGCTGTCACAGGAGATTGGCTTCAGCACGCCAATTGAGGTCCGCTGGAATGCCAGCGCCAACGTGGTCTACGTGCGGAATGAGGACGGGCGTGCATATGTCGCGTCGATCGACGGCGGAATCAGTGAAGTCACCGACCTTGTCGCCGGTGTCAAGATGGCCGCATGGGTCGAAGTACGCTGA
- a CDS encoding pyruvate dehydrogenase (acetyl-transferring) E1 component subunit alpha — MARLTKETLLEWYRQMVLIRLFETRCDDLYQEKIITGVYMHLYSGHEATGVGALAALRPTDHVMTAYRDHGIALAKGVHPNGIMAEMLGKKTGVSGGKGGSMHIASKQDRMWGGYAIVGGHIPLAAGVALAAQYNETDEVMVSFIGDGASNNGYFHEAVNMSGAWKLPVVWIIENNLVAMGTRIEDSTAQTELHLRAQGYGIKDGGRIDGQDVMVVYEAVSEAVEYARKNGPVLIESLTYRYKGHGVSDKQYDKRFADELARWQNDERDPITTFEKHLKEKFKRVEPELVEIREACQRAVEESVQFALNSPDPDFDDLTRHVYVD, encoded by the coding sequence ATGGCACGATTGACGAAGGAAACGCTGCTTGAATGGTACCGGCAGATGGTTCTGATTCGGTTGTTCGAGACGCGCTGCGACGATCTCTATCAAGAGAAAATAATCACCGGCGTCTATATGCACCTTTATAGTGGGCATGAGGCGACCGGTGTCGGCGCATTGGCCGCGCTCCGGCCGACCGATCACGTGATGACCGCCTATCGGGACCACGGCATTGCCCTGGCAAAAGGAGTGCATCCTAACGGCATCATGGCCGAAATGCTGGGCAAGAAAACCGGCGTCAGTGGCGGTAAGGGCGGTTCGATGCATATCGCATCGAAACAGGACCGGATGTGGGGTGGCTACGCGATTGTCGGCGGCCATATTCCGCTTGCAGCCGGCGTTGCGCTGGCCGCCCAGTATAACGAAACCGACGAAGTGATGGTCAGTTTCATTGGCGACGGCGCAAGCAATAACGGGTATTTCCACGAGGCCGTCAATATGAGCGGCGCCTGGAAACTGCCTGTCGTGTGGATCATCGAAAATAATCTCGTGGCGATGGGTACGCGCATCGAGGATTCTACCGCGCAGACCGAACTGCACCTGCGCGCTCAGGGCTATGGCATCAAGGACGGCGGGCGGATCGATGGTCAGGATGTGATGGTCGTATACGAAGCCGTGAGCGAAGCGGTAGAGTATGCCAGGAAGAACGGACCCGTTCTGATCGAGTCCCTGACCTATCGCTATAAAGGTCATGGTGTCTCGGACAAACAATACGACAAGCGCTTTGCCGATGAACTGGCAAGATGGCAGAACGACGAACGGGACCCGATCACAACCTTCGAGAAACATCTGAAAGAGAAGTTCAAGCGTGTAGAGCCGGAACTGGTTGAAATTCGCGAAGCCTGCCAGCGGGCCGTGGAGGAATCGGTGCAATTTGCGCTGAACAGCCCCGACCCCGATTTCGATGATCTCACTCGCCACGTATATGTCGATTAG
- a CDS encoding alpha-ketoacid dehydrogenase subunit beta: MAVKNVPMREALRMALREEMLRDKNVLVFGEEVGAWQGTHRVTQGLMDEFGHKRVRDTPISEMAIAGVAVGAAMAGLRPVAEMMTINFAFLALDAIINHAAKVRYMFDGQFTVPLVIRAASGWGNQATATHSHTPEPIFAHFPGLYVGCPSTPSDAYGMLKASIRDDNPVLFTESIALYPKPGPVTEDPDFVLPIGKGDIKRVGKHVTLVTYARGVEWSLAAAKELAKEGIEAEVVDLRWLRPLDTDLIVESFKKTNHCVVVEESLPMYSFGSEIAALIQDKCFDYMDAPVKRVSAMDVPLPFAREIELMALPNAQKVVDAVKEIL; the protein is encoded by the coding sequence ATGGCAGTAAAGAATGTCCCAATGCGCGAAGCGCTGCGTATGGCGCTCCGCGAGGAGATGCTGCGCGACAAGAACGTGCTCGTGTTCGGTGAAGAAGTCGGCGCATGGCAAGGCACTCACCGTGTAACGCAGGGTCTGATGGATGAGTTCGGGCACAAACGCGTTCGCGACACGCCGATCAGCGAGATGGCGATTGCAGGCGTTGCGGTCGGAGCAGCAATGGCTGGCCTGCGCCCCGTAGCCGAGATGATGACCATCAACTTCGCATTCCTGGCCCTCGACGCAATCATCAACCACGCGGCAAAGGTCCGCTATATGTTTGACGGCCAGTTCACAGTGCCGCTGGTTATCCGTGCGGCGTCTGGCTGGGGCAATCAGGCAACGGCGACCCATAGCCACACGCCAGAGCCGATTTTTGCGCACTTTCCGGGCCTCTATGTCGGATGTCCCTCCACCCCGTCGGATGCCTATGGCATGCTCAAGGCATCAATCCGTGATGACAACCCGGTCTTGTTCACCGAGAGTATCGCGCTCTATCCGAAACCAGGCCCCGTCACTGAAGACCCTGATTTCGTTCTGCCGATTGGCAAGGGCGATATTAAGCGCGTAGGCAAGCATGTTACGCTCGTCACCTACGCACGCGGAGTCGAATGGTCGCTCGCTGCCGCCAAGGAATTGGCTAAAGAGGGCATCGAGGCAGAAGTCGTCGATCTTCGCTGGCTGCGCCCGCTGGATACCGACTTGATTGTCGAGAGTTTCAAGAAGACCAACCACTGCGTTGTGGTCGAAGAGAGCCTGCCGATGTACAGCTTCGGCAGCGAGATTGCAGCGCTGATCCAGGACAAGTGCTTTGACTACATGGATGCGCCGGTTAAGCGTGTGAGCGCCATGGACGTACCGCTGCCATTTGCCCGCGAAATTGAGCTGATGGCGCTGCCGAACGCGCAAAAAGTCGTGGACGCCGTGAAGGAGATTCTCTAA
- a CDS encoding 2-oxo acid dehydrogenase subunit E2: MADIVLSMDGLLLNWLKQVGDTVKKGDIVAEFEADKATVEVEAPADGTISALSGDIGQEMKAGAVIGQVGAANGNGAAAAVESAVVSAPAKAAPAAAPAAASHAPASSSNGSIAEDGRVKASPIARNIAREKGIDLSRVAGSGPNGRIVKSDVENFAPSAVTPEAKPTPASHAAQPNPETAGGTFDAGQVALIRLRPIPAAGEDVELLDVSRMRKAIAAGTIESNQQVPTFFVTTEMDLDPLLTLRAQLNASIGDKGVKFSVNDMIVKAAALALRQFPNLNTHYYGEKLARNTHINIGIAVAPANGGGVIYVVAKDADKVSLSTLASSNKEMIDRARELKLKPDDTKGATFSTSNLGPYDVDQFTAVINPPEAGVIAIGSGRKVPVVKADGSLGVGTRIKITLSVDHRVSDGAEGGQFMFALKSLIENPMRLLL, from the coding sequence ATGGCTGACATCGTACTGAGCATGGATGGCCTGCTTCTGAACTGGCTCAAGCAGGTGGGCGATACCGTCAAGAAGGGCGACATCGTCGCTGAATTCGAGGCCGACAAGGCCACGGTAGAAGTCGAAGCTCCAGCCGACGGCACGATCAGCGCGCTCTCCGGGGACATTGGCCAGGAGATGAAGGCGGGAGCAGTGATCGGCCAGGTCGGTGCCGCCAACGGGAATGGCGCAGCGGCGGCAGTTGAGTCTGCTGTGGTGAGCGCTCCGGCAAAGGCCGCCCCTGCTGCTGCGCCTGCAGCGGCAAGCCACGCTCCGGCATCCAGCAGCAACGGCTCAATCGCAGAAGATGGGCGCGTGAAGGCCTCCCCGATTGCCCGGAATATCGCCAGGGAGAAGGGTATCGATCTCAGCAGGGTAGCGGGCAGCGGCCCCAACGGCCGCATCGTCAAATCCGATGTCGAGAACTTCGCACCATCGGCTGTCACGCCGGAGGCGAAACCCACCCCTGCCTCACACGCAGCCCAACCCAACCCGGAAACAGCTGGCGGTACTTTCGACGCCGGCCAGGTTGCTCTTATTCGCTTGCGCCCCATCCCCGCTGCGGGCGAAGATGTCGAATTGCTTGACGTGTCGCGCATGCGCAAAGCGATTGCGGCGGGAACTATTGAAAGCAACCAGCAGGTCCCGACTTTCTTCGTCACCACTGAGATGGACCTTGATCCGCTGCTGACGCTCCGCGCCCAGTTGAATGCTTCCATTGGCGACAAGGGCGTGAAGTTCAGCGTCAACGATATGATCGTCAAGGCGGCAGCGCTGGCGCTGCGCCAGTTTCCCAACCTGAATACGCACTATTACGGCGAGAAACTCGCGCGGAACACCCATATCAACATTGGTATCGCGGTTGCGCCGGCCAATGGCGGCGGCGTGATTTACGTTGTGGCGAAAGATGCGGACAAGGTATCCCTTTCGACCCTCGCATCCAGCAACAAGGAAATGATTGACCGCGCACGCGAACTCAAGCTTAAGCCGGATGATACCAAAGGCGCGACTTTCTCGACCAGCAACCTTGGTCCTTACGACGTCGATCAGTTCACGGCCGTCATCAATCCCCCCGAAGCCGGGGTCATCGCCATTGGCAGCGGCCGCAAAGTGCCGGTTGTCAAGGCGGACGGTTCGCTTGGCGTGGGCACGCGCATCAAAATCACCCTCAGCGTCGATCATCGAGTCAGCGACGGAGCTGAAGGCGGACAGTTCATGTTCGCACTCAAGTCGTTGATTGAAAATCCAATGCGTTTACTGCTCTAA
- the tkt gene encoding transketolase, producing MTTSPELQLRAVNTIRTLSIDAVQKANSGHPGLPMGAAPMAYTLWTRHLRHNPGNPKWADRDRFVLSAGHGSMLLYSLLHLTGYDLSLDDIKNFRQYHSKTPGHPENHMTPGVETTTGPLGQGAANSIGMALAESILAAYFNRDGHTIVNHYTYALVGDGDLMEGVCMEASALAGHWGLGKLIWLYDANDITLDGPANIAFTENIAARYEAWGWHVSTVRDGNDIDAIDAAIKDAQARSEQPSIIIVKTIIGYGSPNKAGTSKAHGSPLGAEEVALTKKALGWPAETFHIPGDVLEHFREAQDDGTESEDAWQAKFDDWRSEFPELASEWDTLMRGALPTGWDRDIPTFSAGKAVATRNASGDVLNAIAKHLPTFVGGDADLAGSTKTLIKGAEDTAHGKPAARNIRFGVREHGMGSIVNGLALHGGIVRPYSATFLTFSDYMRGAIRLGALMKLHCLYIFTHDSIGLGEDGPTHQPVEHVMALRAIPNLFVFRPADANETAVAWKTSMTVDGPAVLCFTRQDLPVIGDRERVDAGVPRGAYTLIDSAGTPDVLILATGSEVAIAVDAHTLLTEAGVKARVVSMPCWELFEAQDATYKESVLPAAVTKRVSIEAGITLGWHKFVGLNGTAIGVDHFGESAPFEILYDKYGLTAANVAAQAQKLLRS from the coding sequence TTGACCACATCCCCTGAACTTCAACTGCGAGCGGTGAACACAATCCGCACGCTTTCAATCGACGCCGTGCAAAAAGCCAACAGCGGGCATCCGGGTCTTCCGATGGGCGCTGCGCCGATGGCGTATACGCTGTGGACGCGCCACCTGCGGCACAATCCCGGCAATCCCAAGTGGGCCGATCGCGACCGCTTTGTCCTGAGCGCCGGCCATGGCTCGATGTTGCTCTATTCGCTGCTGCACCTGACCGGCTACGACCTTTCGCTCGACGATATCAAGAACTTCAGACAGTACCACAGCAAGACTCCCGGACACCCGGAAAATCACATGACCCCCGGGGTTGAGACAACCACAGGGCCACTCGGCCAGGGCGCGGCGAACTCGATCGGGATGGCGCTGGCCGAATCGATCCTGGCGGCCTACTTCAACCGCGACGGCCACACCATCGTCAATCACTACACCTATGCACTGGTGGGCGATGGAGATCTGATGGAAGGCGTGTGCATGGAGGCGTCGGCCCTCGCCGGCCACTGGGGGCTGGGGAAATTGATCTGGCTGTACGACGCCAACGACATCACGCTCGATGGCCCGGCCAACATCGCCTTTACCGAAAATATCGCCGCGCGCTATGAGGCCTGGGGATGGCATGTCTCTACAGTTCGCGACGGCAACGATATCGATGCCATCGACGCCGCGATCAAGGACGCACAGGCGCGCAGCGAACAGCCGTCGATCATCATCGTAAAGACCATCATCGGCTATGGCAGTCCGAATAAGGCCGGCACATCCAAAGCCCACGGTTCGCCGCTTGGTGCAGAAGAAGTTGCACTGACAAAGAAGGCTTTGGGCTGGCCGGCCGAGACGTTCCATATTCCTGGCGATGTCCTCGAACATTTCCGAGAGGCACAGGACGACGGGACCGAATCGGAAGACGCGTGGCAGGCAAAGTTTGACGACTGGCGCAGCGAATTCCCCGAACTTGCGTCGGAATGGGACACGCTCATGCGCGGCGCCCTCCCCACAGGTTGGGACCGTGATATCCCGACGTTTTCGGCAGGAAAGGCCGTTGCGACCCGCAATGCCAGCGGTGATGTCCTCAATGCGATCGCCAAACATCTTCCGACCTTTGTGGGCGGTGACGCCGACCTGGCCGGAAGCACCAAGACCCTCATCAAGGGCGCGGAAGACACGGCTCATGGCAAACCGGCCGCGCGAAACATCCGTTTCGGCGTTCGTGAGCACGGTATGGGTTCGATCGTCAACGGGTTGGCGCTGCATGGTGGCATCGTCCGCCCCTACAGCGCAACCTTCCTGACGTTCAGCGACTACATGCGTGGGGCCATCCGCCTCGGCGCACTCATGAAGCTCCACTGCCTCTATATCTTCACGCATGACAGCATTGGCTTGGGTGAAGACGGCCCTACTCATCAGCCGGTCGAGCACGTGATGGCCCTGCGGGCGATCCCCAATCTGTTTGTTTTTCGCCCGGCTGACGCCAACGAAACGGCCGTCGCGTGGAAGACCTCTATGACGGTCGACGGCCCTGCGGTCCTGTGCTTCACGCGCCAGGATTTGCCGGTGATTGGCGACCGGGAACGGGTGGATGCGGGCGTGCCTCGCGGCGCATATACGCTCATCGACAGCGCGGGAACCCCGGATGTGCTCATACTGGCAACCGGCTCGGAAGTAGCGATTGCAGTCGACGCGCATACGCTCCTCACTGAAGCCGGGGTCAAGGCCCGCGTGGTGTCGATGCCCTGTTGGGAGTTGTTTGAGGCTCAGGACGCAACATACAAAGAGTCCGTATTACCGGCGGCCGTGACCAAGCGGGTCAGCATTGAGGCGGGAATCACGCTCGGCTGGCACAAATTTGTTGGGTTGAATGGCACCGCGATTGGCGTCGATCATTTCGGCGAAAGCGCGCCGTTCGAGATCCTGTACGACAAGTACGGTCTGACAGCAGCAAACGTCGCTGCTCAGGCGCAAAAGTTGCTAAGAAGCTGA